The following are encoded in a window of Gemmatimonadota bacterium genomic DNA:
- a CDS encoding GNAT family N-acetyltransferase yields the protein MRIEHANEPDIPSLVALNNRYAPQGLTLARSEGFAYAHLADYRVIRDADGSAVGCVALDEYSPSIVEIISLAVTPAAQGLGYGKRLIAAAEQLARRRGYQEVFAVSFSDELFLSCGFEHAALSHFPEKIARYATVDASEILVGEKHCFTKRITVGSPAPLPA from the coding sequence ATGCGAATCGAACATGCGAATGAGCCGGACATTCCCTCGCTCGTTGCCCTCAACAACCGTTATGCGCCGCAGGGACTGACGCTCGCACGCTCGGAGGGCTTCGCCTATGCTCACCTCGCCGACTATCGCGTGATTCGCGACGCCGATGGATCGGCCGTGGGGTGTGTGGCGCTCGACGAGTATTCACCGTCGATTGTTGAAATCATCTCGCTCGCGGTCACGCCGGCCGCACAGGGGCTCGGCTACGGCAAACGACTCATCGCGGCGGCGGAACAACTCGCGCGACGACGCGGATACCAAGAAGTGTTTGCCGTCTCGTTCTCCGACGAACTCTTTCTCTCGTGCGGATTCGAGCACGCGGCGCTCTCGCACTTCCCTGAAAAAATTGCGCGTTATGCGACGGTGGATGCGAGCGAAATTCTCGTCGGCGAGAAGCACTGCTTCACCAAGCGCATCACCGTCGGTTCTCCTGCCCCGTTGCCAGCGTAG
- the ccsA gene encoding cytochrome c biogenesis protein CcsA — MRAFGQWALWLALVASVVGSWAAVAGGAMRRRGLVRNGVRALHLATFGLVVATVVLASGLMTSDFTMRFVATFSSLIVPRAYRLGGLWGGAPGSLLVWTLALAVVTSAALLAHRRSMADRLVWFVPAMGGVVAVMAAVTAFAADPLASLDMAIREGRGLDGVLQNRWMLVHPPLLLAGTAATLPLFALTVAALGVRRLDDAWRSAARAWALIAWTLLLAGVASGMRWAYTEPGWGGYWAWDPVEVAGAIPLAILAVLLHVSTRRGTHPAERAILALAAFPATLIGAWVARGDTLRTLHGFAQTPNAMLFGFIASASVVLGVALIVMRRRWLFALSVDASPVAAPGIAARLSQVGVVLFVVGSIALPFRREYVTSLNAGERYAAKDVLGREWTLTSQGESRYVRSNMFVVSVPFVLARAGRRQGLVVAEERQFIDADEDDIGEPVLRAGILFGVLQDVQVQVSRAESVGSLVRIRFQPLASLLWMGAGLLVLSALAGLPAACAEAARAGRVGPAGVPDAAQTEAAVPE, encoded by the coding sequence GTGAGAGCATTCGGACAGTGGGCGCTCTGGCTCGCGCTCGTGGCATCGGTGGTCGGTAGCTGGGCCGCGGTCGCAGGCGGCGCGATGCGTCGTCGCGGGCTGGTTCGTAATGGCGTGCGGGCGCTGCACCTCGCAACGTTCGGCTTGGTGGTCGCCACCGTCGTGCTCGCCAGCGGTTTGATGACCAGCGACTTCACGATGCGGTTCGTGGCCACGTTTTCGAGTCTCATCGTCCCGCGCGCGTATCGCCTCGGCGGACTTTGGGGTGGAGCGCCGGGCTCGCTGCTGGTGTGGACGCTGGCACTCGCGGTCGTGACGTCGGCCGCGTTGCTCGCGCACCGTCGCTCGATGGCCGATCGACTCGTCTGGTTTGTACCGGCGATGGGCGGCGTGGTGGCGGTGATGGCCGCCGTTACCGCGTTCGCTGCGGATCCATTGGCGTCGCTCGACATGGCGATTCGCGAAGGGCGCGGACTCGACGGCGTGTTGCAGAACCGATGGATGCTCGTGCATCCGCCCCTGTTGCTCGCGGGCACGGCGGCCACCCTTCCATTGTTCGCGCTGACCGTGGCCGCGCTCGGCGTGCGTCGCCTCGACGACGCGTGGCGGTCTGCTGCACGCGCGTGGGCGCTGATCGCGTGGACGCTGTTGCTCGCGGGCGTCGCGTCGGGCATGCGCTGGGCGTATACGGAGCCAGGATGGGGCGGCTATTGGGCGTGGGATCCCGTCGAAGTCGCGGGCGCGATTCCACTCGCCATTTTGGCGGTGTTGCTGCACGTCTCGACGCGCCGTGGCACGCATCCCGCCGAGCGCGCGATCCTCGCACTCGCGGCGTTCCCGGCCACGCTCATTGGGGCGTGGGTGGCGCGTGGTGACACGCTCCGCACGCTGCACGGCTTCGCGCAAACGCCAAACGCGATGCTGTTCGGATTCATCGCCTCCGCGAGCGTCGTCTTGGGCGTCGCACTGATCGTCATGCGTCGCCGATGGTTGTTCGCGCTCAGTGTCGATGCGTCCCCAGTTGCGGCGCCAGGTATCGCGGCACGGTTGTCGCAGGTGGGCGTCGTGCTCTTTGTCGTGGGGAGCATCGCGCTTCCGTTCCGGCGCGAATATGTAACGTCGCTGAATGCTGGCGAGCGGTATGCGGCAAAGGATGTGCTCGGCCGCGAGTGGACGCTCACCAGCCAAGGCGAGAGTCGCTACGTCCGCAGCAACATGTTCGTGGTGTCGGTCCCATTCGTACTCGCGCGGGCTGGGCGTCGGCAGGGACTCGTGGTTGCGGAAGAACGGCAGTTCATCGACGCCGACGAAGATGACATTGGCGAACCCGTGCTTCGGGCCGGCATTCTCTTTGGCGTGCTTCAGGATGTGCAGGTGCAGGTATCGCGAGCGGAATCGGTGGGTTCGTTGGTGCGCATCCGGTTCCAGCCGCTGGCGAGCCTTCTATGGATGGGGGCAGGGCTTCTGGTGCTCTCCGCCCTCGCCGGGTTGCCGGCCGCCTGTGCAGAGGCCGCTCGCGCCGGCAGGGTGGGCCCAGCGGGTGTTCCGGACGCGGCTCAAACGGAAGCCGCCGTACCCGAGTAA
- the glpK gene encoding glycerol kinase GlpK translates to MRSVLAIDQGTTGSTCLVITEDGRIAGRGYREITQHFPEPGQVEHDAEEIFSRTIEAAREALAQSGLQPEAIGITNQRETVLLWDRATGVPIGRAIVWQDRRTAARCAALAPQREAIYAATGLVTDPYFSASKIEWMIEHRLNASHGGLEHIAAGTIDSWLIWKLTNGAVHATDPTNASRTMLYDISAGRWSAPLCALFGVPESILPEVRPSSGSFGVTHAEYFGREIPILGVAGDQQAALFGQGCWNAGMSKNTYGTGAFLLLNTGTTRPTGGNGMLTTIACGPRGEPHFALEASIFIAGAAVQWLRDGLGIVSRASESEAMARSLTSTDGVYFVPALTGLGAPEWEANARGTIVGLTRGTTREHLVRAALEAMCYGTSDVLHAMRAASGASLDVLRVDGGATENSWLMQYQADVLGVPVERPDVIETTAMGAGALAGIAAGVWPTADAFLASRKYHKFLPGEGSASAKAGIGGWHRAVRAAVSWARDTQ, encoded by the coding sequence ATGCGCTCCGTTCTAGCGATTGATCAGGGCACCACCGGCTCCACCTGCCTCGTCATCACCGAAGATGGCCGCATTGCGGGTCGCGGTTATCGTGAGATTACGCAGCACTTTCCGGAGCCAGGACAGGTCGAGCACGACGCCGAAGAAATATTTTCGCGCACCATCGAAGCGGCGCGTGAGGCGCTCGCGCAGAGTGGGCTACAGCCAGAGGCGATTGGTATCACCAACCAACGCGAAACCGTTCTGCTGTGGGATCGCGCCACCGGCGTGCCGATCGGACGCGCCATCGTGTGGCAAGATCGCCGCACGGCCGCGCGCTGTGCCGCACTCGCGCCGCAGCGCGAGGCCATCTACGCCGCGACCGGGCTCGTCACGGATCCGTACTTCTCGGCGTCGAAAATCGAATGGATGATTGAGCATCGCCTGAATGCGTCGCACGGCGGACTCGAGCACATCGCCGCTGGCACGATCGACAGCTGGCTCATCTGGAAGCTCACCAACGGTGCGGTGCACGCCACCGACCCCACGAATGCGTCGCGCACGATGCTCTACGATATCTCGGCCGGCCGGTGGAGTGCGCCGCTCTGCGCGCTCTTCGGAGTGCCGGAGTCCATTCTGCCCGAGGTGCGGCCGTCGTCGGGATCGTTTGGTGTGACGCACGCCGAATACTTCGGTCGCGAAATTCCGATTCTCGGTGTCGCCGGCGATCAACAGGCGGCGCTCTTTGGGCAGGGGTGTTGGAACGCCGGCATGAGTAAGAACACGTACGGCACGGGCGCGTTTCTGTTGCTGAACACCGGCACCACGCGCCCCACCGGCGGCAACGGGATGCTCACCACGATCGCCTGCGGCCCACGCGGTGAGCCGCACTTTGCGTTGGAAGCGAGCATCTTCATTGCTGGCGCGGCCGTGCAATGGTTGCGTGACGGTCTCGGAATTGTATCGCGCGCGTCCGAATCAGAAGCGATGGCGCGCTCGCTGACCTCGACCGACGGCGTCTACTTTGTGCCCGCACTCACCGGACTTGGCGCGCCAGAGTGGGAAGCCAACGCTCGCGGTACGATTGTCGGACTGACGCGCGGTACGACGCGCGAGCACCTCGTCCGTGCGGCGCTCGAGGCCATGTGCTATGGCACGTCGGATGTGCTCCACGCGATGCGCGCGGCGAGCGGCGCGTCGCTGGACGTGCTGCGCGTCGATGGCGGCGCCACCGAGAATTCGTGGCTGATGCAGTATCAGGCCGATGTCTTGGGTGTGCCGGTGGAGCGCCCCGATGTCATCGAGACAACGGCGATGGGCGCCGGTGCGCTCGCCGGTATCGCGGCCGGCGTGTGGCCCACGGCAGACGCGTTCCTCGCGTCGCGCAAATATCACAAGTTTTTGCCCGGCGAGGGCAGTGCGAGCGCCAAGGCAGGCATTGGCGGCTGGCATCGTGCGGTGCGCGCCGCGGTGTCGTGGGCGCGGGACACACAGTGA
- the mtnA gene encoding S-methyl-5-thioribose-1-phosphate isomerase, translated as MRAVQWAPGGAAVRIIDQRRLPSTYVERDLAALDDVCDAIRTLAVRGAPAIGVAAALGLVVALAPHGAEDPATFRARTEAYASQLTATRPTAVNLPWAMQRMVARVATMWHDSAARILEVLRAEATAILEEDRAMCAAIGAHGAVLLPDGARVLTHCNAGALATAGIGTALAPVYAAHAAGRRIHVFADETRPLLQGARLTAWELQRAGVPVTVLTDGMAASLMRAGEIDLVLVGADRIAANGDVANKIGTYAVAVAAHFHGIPMYVCAPWSTVDRATPHGDAIIIEERDPAEVRMLGGTLVTPPDVAVRNPAFDVTPHALVTAVVTDKGLYRAPYSFTY; from the coding sequence ATCCGAGCGGTACAGTGGGCGCCGGGCGGCGCCGCAGTGCGCATCATCGACCAGCGGCGGCTCCCCTCTACCTATGTGGAGCGTGACCTCGCCGCGCTGGACGACGTGTGCGATGCCATCCGTACGCTCGCGGTGCGCGGGGCGCCGGCCATCGGCGTGGCGGCCGCGCTCGGACTGGTCGTGGCGCTCGCCCCGCACGGGGCAGAGGACCCAGCCACCTTTCGCGCTCGGACGGAGGCGTATGCCTCGCAACTCACCGCCACGCGCCCGACCGCCGTGAACTTGCCGTGGGCAATGCAACGGATGGTCGCGCGCGTTGCCACGATGTGGCACGACTCCGCCGCCCGCATCCTTGAGGTGCTCCGCGCGGAGGCGACGGCCATTCTTGAGGAAGACCGCGCGATGTGCGCCGCGATTGGCGCGCACGGGGCGGTGCTCCTGCCGGACGGTGCGCGGGTGCTCACGCATTGCAACGCCGGCGCACTCGCGACGGCCGGCATTGGTACCGCGCTCGCGCCCGTCTATGCGGCGCACGCCGCAGGGCGCCGCATTCATGTCTTTGCCGACGAAACGCGCCCCCTGTTGCAGGGTGCGCGACTCACGGCGTGGGAGCTGCAGCGCGCCGGAGTGCCGGTGACGGTGCTCACGGACGGCATGGCGGCGAGCCTCATGCGCGCTGGTGAAATCGACCTTGTGCTCGTGGGCGCCGATCGCATCGCCGCCAACGGCGACGTGGCGAACAAGATCGGCACCTATGCGGTGGCCGTTGCCGCGCACTTCCACGGTATACCGATGTACGTCTGCGCCCCATGGTCCACTGTGGATCGCGCCACGCCCCACGGTGACGCGATAATTATTGAAGAGCGAGACCCCGCAGAGGTGCGCATGCTGGGCGGCACCCTGGTGACGCCGCCGGATGTCGCCGTGCGTAATCCAGCATTTGATGTGACGCCGCATGCGCTCGTCACGGCCGTCGTGACCGACAAAGGGCTGTATCGCGCGCCATATTCCTTTACGTATTAA
- a CDS encoding enoyl-CoA hydratase-related protein — translation MAYDFLLLDVTDRIATVTVNRPDKLNALNDQVMGELGLVFAELATRDDVGAIILTGAGRAFVAGADIAALAQANPTELQARSRRGQTVFRSIERSSKPVIAAVNGFAFGGGCELALACHIRIASESAKFALPEVKLGLIPGYGGTQRLPRLIGRGPALQLMLTGDAIDGAEAYRLGIANAVTAPDALLAAARTMASTMLKNGPVAMARAIEVVDRGLDGTLDDGIALESQFFGALADTADMREGTSAFLAKRPAVFEGK, via the coding sequence ATGGCCTACGACTTTCTGCTCCTCGACGTCACCGACCGCATTGCGACGGTCACCGTCAACCGCCCAGACAAACTCAACGCGCTCAACGATCAGGTGATGGGCGAGCTGGGGCTGGTCTTTGCCGAGCTCGCCACGCGTGATGACGTCGGCGCCATCATTCTCACGGGCGCGGGCCGAGCGTTCGTGGCCGGCGCCGATATCGCCGCCCTGGCCCAAGCCAACCCGACGGAGCTCCAAGCGCGCTCGCGTCGCGGACAGACGGTGTTTCGGTCCATCGAGCGCTCGTCGAAGCCAGTGATCGCGGCCGTCAACGGCTTTGCATTCGGCGGCGGCTGCGAACTCGCCCTCGCCTGCCACATTCGCATCGCGAGTGAGAGCGCAAAGTTCGCGCTCCCCGAAGTGAAGCTCGGACTCATTCCGGGCTACGGCGGCACCCAACGCCTCCCCCGCCTCATTGGTCGCGGGCCGGCACTCCAGTTGATGCTCACCGGCGACGCCATTGATGGCGCCGAGGCATACCGATTGGGAATCGCGAACGCCGTCACCGCGCCAGACGCACTGCTCGCTGCGGCACGCACGATGGCCAGCACGATGCTCAAGAATGGTCCGGTGGCGATGGCGCGCGCCATCGAAGTGGTAGACCGCGGACTCGACGGCACCCTCGACGACGGCATCGCCCTCGAGTCGCAGTTCTTCGGTGCACTCGCCGACACCGCCGATATGCGCGAAGGTACCTCGGCGTTTCTCGCCAAACGCCCCGCCGTATTCGAGGGCAAATAG
- the recF gene encoding DNA replication and repair protein RecF (All proteins in this family for which functions are known are DNA-binding proteins that assist the filamentation of RecA onto DNA for the initiation of recombination or recombinational repair.), producing the protein MTDRVAIETLELRDFRNIAHATLPLPPDGIAIVGDNGHGKTNLLEAIAYLELLRSIRGVRDRDLVRFGAGAFFISATATGTAAHQCTVGVDRAGRKKVTLDGVETPRLTEALGAVPSVGFSPADVALIASAPAERRRFIDIALALTSAPYLQALRLYRAALARRNAALREAGRPGARHSSVAAWEPALAQHGTVLVHERRDWVRTHASDFARLCDAIGERAPMAITYASTLAESGDVAATLTAQLAKGREHDIRRGVTHTGPHRDDLAVTLGGRDLRLVGSAGQQRTAAIALRLLEAATFRARRGVQPVLLLDDPFAELDKDRARRVLALLEHDADAARGQTVLCVPREDEIPAEFTRLERWHVRDGVFARAT; encoded by the coding sequence GTGACCGATCGCGTGGCCATTGAGACGCTTGAGCTACGCGACTTTCGGAACATCGCGCACGCCACATTGCCGCTCCCACCGGACGGCATCGCGATTGTTGGTGATAACGGCCACGGCAAAACGAATTTGCTCGAAGCCATCGCGTATCTGGAACTCCTGCGTTCCATTCGCGGGGTGCGGGACCGCGACCTCGTGCGATTCGGCGCGGGCGCGTTCTTTATTTCGGCCACGGCCACCGGTACGGCGGCGCATCAGTGCACCGTGGGCGTCGATCGCGCGGGACGAAAGAAGGTCACCCTCGATGGCGTCGAGACGCCGCGCCTTACCGAAGCGCTTGGCGCAGTGCCCTCCGTAGGATTTTCGCCAGCCGATGTGGCGCTCATTGCCAGCGCGCCAGCGGAACGTCGTCGATTCATCGACATTGCGCTCGCGCTCACCTCGGCGCCTTATCTGCAAGCGTTGCGGTTGTATCGCGCAGCACTCGCACGCCGCAACGCCGCGCTGCGCGAGGCAGGGCGCCCCGGTGCCCGCCACTCCTCGGTGGCCGCGTGGGAGCCGGCGCTCGCGCAGCACGGCACCGTGCTCGTGCACGAGCGGCGCGACTGGGTGCGCACGCACGCCAGCGATTTTGCGCGCTTGTGCGACGCAATCGGCGAACGCGCGCCCATGGCCATCACGTATGCCTCAACCCTCGCCGAGAGTGGTGACGTGGCTGCCACGCTCACCGCGCAACTCGCCAAAGGACGCGAGCACGACATTCGGCGCGGTGTCACGCACACCGGACCGCACCGCGATGATCTTGCCGTGACACTCGGCGGGCGTGACTTGCGACTCGTCGGTTCGGCGGGACAGCAGCGCACGGCCGCGATTGCGCTGCGACTCCTCGAGGCCGCCACCTTTCGCGCGCGCCGCGGCGTGCAGCCGGTGCTCCTGCTCGACGATCCCTTTGCCGAACTCGACAAAGATCGTGCGCGCCGTGTGCTCGCGCTGTTGGAGCACGACGCCGACGCGGCGCGCGGCCAGACCGTGTTGTGTGTGCCGCGCGAAGATGAAATTCCCGCCGAGTTCACGCGGCTGGAGCGGTGGCACGTGCGTGACGGTGTGTTTGCGAGGGCCACGTGA
- a CDS encoding DUF721 domain-containing protein, whose translation MSQDKKSKPTLIADALKSFLRSRGLDVKIERAQVLVHWAQLVGPQIAEVTAPRTVTEDGTLFVGVRTHGWMQELSMRERELLARINADPERPPIRRIRWELLR comes from the coding sequence GTGAGCCAGGACAAAAAGAGCAAACCCACACTCATCGCCGACGCGCTGAAAAGTTTTCTGCGCTCGCGTGGACTCGACGTGAAGATTGAGCGCGCACAGGTGCTCGTGCATTGGGCGCAGCTCGTGGGTCCGCAGATTGCCGAGGTCACGGCACCGAGAACAGTTACCGAAGATGGGACGCTGTTCGTTGGTGTTCGCACCCACGGATGGATGCAGGAACTGTCGATGCGCGAACGCGAACTTCTTGCTCGCATCAACGCGGATCCCGAGCGCCCCCCCATCCGGCGCATCCGCTGGGAACTGCTCCGCTAA
- the gyrB gene encoding DNA topoisomerase (ATP-hydrolyzing) subunit B — translation MAKTNDAAESHYGASDIQVLKGLEAVRKRPGMYIGSTSSRGLHHLVYEVVDNSIDEALAGYCDSVKVAIHADNSITVEDNGRGIPVDIHPVEKIPGVELAMTVLHAGGKFDKNTYKVSGGLHGVGVSVVNALSETLKVWIKRDGKEHYMDFTRGDTTTKLKVLGNVKPKDCGTKVYFKPDHEIFTELVYDFSILATRLRELSFLNKGVSISLTDERPGQEKTEHYHAKGGLKEFVAYLNATKKPLHTEIVYLETEKDDIGIELAFQYNDGYNENVFSFVNNINTHEGGTHLTGFKSALTSVINKHLDKSSFAKKDKEAKLSGEDAREGLTAVLSVKVREPQFEGQTKTKLGNSEVESAVKTTVNEWLATYLEEHPRVANIVLEKALAASRAREAARKARDLTRKKSALDVGNLPGKLADCSMSDPAMCELYLVEGDSAGGSAKQGRDRMFQAILPLRGKILNVEKARIDKILSNEEIRTIITAIGTGIKEEFSIESARYHKIIIMTDADVDGAHIRTLLLTFFYRQMPELIESGMVYIAQPPLFRVAKGKEEYYAYDLAERDEIAKRLGGGPDGKANINLQRYKGLGEMNPDQLWKTTMDPETRTILKVNVEDAVSADQIFQTLMGDEVEPRRLFIEVNAKFASNLDI, via the coding sequence ATGGCTAAGACGAACGACGCCGCCGAATCGCACTACGGTGCATCTGACATTCAGGTCCTCAAGGGCTTGGAGGCGGTTCGAAAACGGCCGGGCATGTACATCGGCAGCACGAGCAGCCGCGGCCTTCACCATCTCGTGTACGAGGTGGTCGACAACTCCATCGACGAAGCGCTCGCTGGCTACTGCGATAGCGTCAAAGTCGCGATCCATGCCGACAACTCGATTACCGTCGAGGACAACGGGCGCGGCATTCCGGTGGACATCCACCCGGTTGAGAAGATTCCGGGCGTCGAACTCGCCATGACGGTGTTGCACGCCGGCGGCAAGTTCGACAAGAACACCTACAAGGTGTCGGGCGGTCTGCACGGCGTGGGCGTGAGCGTGGTGAACGCGCTCTCCGAAACGCTAAAGGTGTGGATCAAGCGCGACGGCAAAGAGCACTACATGGACTTCACGCGTGGCGACACCACGACGAAGCTCAAGGTGCTCGGTAACGTCAAGCCCAAGGATTGCGGCACCAAGGTGTACTTCAAGCCCGATCATGAAATTTTCACCGAGCTCGTGTACGACTTCTCGATTCTCGCCACGCGTCTGCGCGAACTCTCGTTCCTGAATAAGGGCGTGAGCATCTCGCTCACCGACGAGCGCCCCGGTCAAGAAAAGACGGAGCACTACCACGCGAAGGGCGGTCTCAAGGAGTTCGTGGCGTACCTCAATGCCACCAAGAAGCCGTTGCACACGGAGATCGTCTATCTCGAAACCGAAAAGGACGACATCGGCATCGAGCTCGCGTTCCAGTACAACGACGGCTACAACGAGAACGTGTTCTCGTTTGTGAACAACATCAATACGCACGAGGGTGGCACGCACCTCACCGGCTTCAAGTCGGCGCTCACGAGCGTAATCAATAAGCACCTCGACAAATCGAGCTTCGCCAAGAAGGACAAAGAGGCCAAGCTCTCCGGCGAAGACGCCCGCGAAGGACTGACGGCCGTCCTCTCGGTGAAGGTGCGCGAGCCCCAGTTCGAAGGGCAGACCAAGACCAAGCTCGGCAATAGCGAAGTAGAGAGCGCGGTCAAGACGACGGTCAACGAATGGCTCGCGACGTACCTCGAAGAGCACCCGCGCGTGGCGAACATCGTGCTCGAGAAGGCGCTCGCCGCCTCCCGCGCACGAGAAGCGGCCCGCAAGGCGCGCGACCTCACGCGCAAGAAGTCAGCGCTCGACGTCGGCAACCTTCCTGGCAAGCTCGCCGACTGCTCGATGAGCGATCCGGCGATGTGCGAGCTCTACTTGGTCGAGGGTGACTCGGCCGGTGGCTCCGCCAAGCAGGGGCGCGACCGTATGTTCCAGGCCATCTTGCCGCTGCGCGGGAAGATCCTGAACGTCGAAAAAGCGCGCATCGATAAGATTCTCTCCAACGAAGAAATCCGCACGATCATCACGGCGATCGGCACGGGCATCAAGGAAGAGTTCTCCATTGAGAGCGCGCGCTATCACAAGATCATCATCATGACCGACGCCGACGTGGACGGTGCGCACATCCGTACGCTCCTGCTCACGTTCTTCTATCGGCAGATGCCCGAGTTGATCGAGAGCGGCATGGTGTACATCGCCCAGCCGCCGCTCTTCCGCGTGGCCAAGGGGAAGGAAGAGTACTACGCCTACGATCTCGCGGAACGCGACGAAATCGCCAAGCGACTCGGCGGTGGCCCGGACGGCAAAGCCAACATCAATCTCCAGCGCTACAAAGGCCTCGGCGAAATGAACCCCGACCAGCTCTGGAAGACGACCATGGACCCGGAGACGCGCACCATTCTCAAGGTGAACGTCGAAGATGCCGTGAGCGCCGACCAGATCTTCCAGACATTGATGGGCGACGAAGTCGAACCGCGCCGCCTGTTTATTGAAGTCAATGCGAAGTTCGCGTCGAACCTGGACATCTAG
- a CDS encoding serine hydrolase, with translation MRVPRFSSLRAALVRAALVRAALVLAATALAPTIGWTQASVAADSAIRAIIRARVDGGWNAGIVVGVIDADGHRRVIGYGPGGKQLDGKSVFEIGSITKTFTSTLLADMVRRGEVTLDQPVASLLPASAKIPERGGKRITLVDLATHTSGLPRMPGNFAPRDPANPFADYDATRMYAFLSGYELPRDIGAQYEYSNLAVGLLGYALALKAGQSYEALLTTRILDPLGMRDTRITLTDGMRRRLAPGHEPYGAVVANWDLDALAGAGAIRSTVDDMLSYLAANLDSTSRPLGAAMHDAHRPLRLAGGATQIGLNWHVTASHSHAIVWHNGGTGGYRTFAGFDAARHIGVVVLSNTSTGVDDIGLHLLDAQSPVVTPPRLRKSITLSADVLDRYVGTYEITPAFRLTVTREGNALWVQPTAQEKNQLWAESTTEFFFKVADVQLIFSADASGRATSLVMRQNGRDQTAKRLP, from the coding sequence ATGCGGGTGCCACGGTTTTCTTCCCTGCGCGCTGCACTGGTGCGCGCTGCACTGGTGCGCGCGGCTCTGGTGCTCGCGGCAACCGCTCTCGCGCCGACCATCGGTTGGACGCAGGCATCGGTCGCGGCGGACTCAGCGATTCGCGCCATCATTCGCGCTCGCGTGGATGGTGGATGGAATGCCGGCATCGTCGTGGGCGTGATTGACGCAGACGGTCACCGGCGCGTGATCGGCTACGGCCCCGGCGGCAAACAGCTCGACGGCAAATCTGTCTTCGAAATCGGCTCCATCACCAAGACGTTCACGAGCACGTTGCTCGCCGATATGGTGCGGCGTGGTGAAGTAACGCTCGATCAGCCAGTGGCGAGCCTGTTACCCGCATCGGCCAAGATCCCCGAGCGCGGTGGAAAACGCATTACGCTGGTCGACCTTGCGACGCATACGTCGGGGTTGCCGCGCATGCCTGGAAACTTTGCGCCGCGTGACCCCGCGAATCCCTTTGCCGACTACGATGCGACGCGCATGTACGCCTTTCTCTCCGGCTACGAACTCCCGCGCGACATCGGTGCACAGTACGAGTATTCCAACCTTGCCGTCGGCCTGCTGGGATACGCGCTCGCCCTCAAGGCGGGTCAGTCATATGAAGCGTTGCTGACCACGCGCATCCTCGATCCACTGGGCATGCGCGACACGCGGATCACACTTACCGACGGCATGCGGCGGCGTCTCGCGCCGGGGCACGAGCCGTACGGTGCCGTTGTTGCGAACTGGGATCTCGATGCCCTGGCAGGCGCCGGCGCCATTCGCTCGACCGTGGACGATATGCTCAGCTACCTCGCTGCGAATCTCGACTCCACCAGCCGTCCGCTCGGCGCGGCGATGCATGATGCCCACCGCCCGCTGCGGCTCGCTGGCGGTGCAACCCAGATCGGTCTCAACTGGCATGTGACGGCGTCGCATAGCCACGCGATTGTTTGGCACAATGGCGGAACGGGGGGCTATCGTACCTTCGCCGGATTCGACGCTGCGCGGCACATTGGCGTCGTGGTGCTATCGAACACCTCGACTGGCGTCGACGACATCGGATTGCACCTGCTCGACGCGCAAAGCCCAGTCGTCACGCCACCGCGGCTTCGCAAGTCCATCACCCTCAGTGCGGACGTTCTCGACCGCTACGTTGGCACCTACGAAATCACGCCCGCGTTTCGCCTCACCGTCACACGCGAGGGCAATGCGTTGTGGGTGCAGCCCACGGCACAGGAAAAGAACCAACTGTGGGCGGAATCCACCACGGAGTTCTTTTTCAAGGTCGCCGATGTGCAGCTCATCTTCTCCGCAGACGCATCTGGCCGCGCCACGTCGTTGGTGATGCGGCAGAACGGTCGCGATCAAACCGCCAAACGACTGCCATAG